One Scylla paramamosain isolate STU-SP2022 chromosome 5, ASM3559412v1, whole genome shotgun sequence genomic region harbors:
- the LOC135100458 gene encoding uncharacterized protein LOC135100458 gives MEDLLCLGDVDGQGVAGVKVECKEESREVEVTPEVVDNLISTNAQLSQAVAQLCNKFDQMGHMQNMVWSRPVPTIGKFSGRVRRASELDDWIEDATEKIKQLGLQGSEGVSYLCGFLEGPARRRVRNSTVKTVSDLFDCLRSAFGPELNYTDLEKQLHARVQQPGEGVWEFADSLGVIVDKMYKVRDKGDKERQWLLTTWFCRNLRDRKVGVKLGKWWEKHQPVKWEDMVQQQQQPPTQPSKPADPFAELGNLAGMGGWGGSKPTTPKGGTPAGGTPMGGSTPVMGSPQHRPQAPGTWQGHMPGTMGGQAGGWQQQQQQQQQQQQKQQPPRPPYTPQPQPQFQTPTGKTPTGTPHHQMKSPSQPNYGRANFDADKNSGGAGKGRVGEDAFGDLLGSQGFSFSSGKDTGPRTMAQMKKVELAKNMDPEKLKVMEWTEGKKKNIRALICSLHTIIWDGCKWNECGMHQMVQPNDVKKMYRKACLAVHPDKCTGTEHESLAKLIFMELNDAYSEFENDPSQQQIFK, from the coding sequence atggaggatttgttgtgtttgggtgatgTTGATGGCCAAGGTGTAGCTGGGGTTAAAGTTGAGTgtaaggaggagagcagggaggtggaagtgacCCCAGAGGTAGTTGATAACTTAATCAGTACCAATGCTCAGTTATCTCAAGCAGTGGCACAACTGTGTAATAAGTTTGACCAAATGGGGCACATGCAAAACATGGTGTGGTCACGTCCTGTCCCCACTATTGGAAAATTCTCTGGAAGGGTACGGAGGGCCAGTGAGTTGGATGACTGGATAGAGGAtgccacagagaaaataaagcagctgGGATTACAGGGCTCTGAGGGAGTGTCATACCTGTGTGGGTTCTTGGAAGGCCCAGCCCGTCGAAGGGTCCGCAACAGTACTGTGAAGACTGTGTCTGACCTTTTTGATTGTTTGAGGTCTGCTTTTGGACCAGAGCTGAATTATACAGACTTAGAAAAACAGCTGCATGCTCGGGTTCAACAGCCGggtgaaggagtgtgggaatttgctgattctctgggtgttattgtggataaaatgtacaaagtgagagacaagggagataaagaacggcaatggctgctaactacatggttctgtaggaatttgagagacagaaaagtaggagtgaagttgggaaaatggtgggaaaagcaccagcctgtgaagtgggaggacatggttcagcagcagcagcagccaccgaCACAGCCGTCCAAGCCAGCTGATCCTTTTGCTGAGCTGGGTAACCTGGCTGGCATGGGAGGCTGGGGAGGATCCAAGCCCACCACACCCAAAGGAGGCACTCCTGCTGGTGGCACTCCCATGGGGGGCAGCACCCCCGTCATGGGCTCCCCCCAGCACCGGCCCCAAGCACCAGGGACCTGGCAGGGACACATGCCAGGCACAATGGGAGGCCAGGCTGGAGGctggcagcaacaacaacagcaacaacaacaacaacaacaaaaacaacaacctccaagacccccctacacaccacagccacagccacagttCCAGACCCCCACAGGCAAAACCCCCACTGGCACCCCCCACCACCAGATGAAGTCTCCGTCACAGCCCAACTACGGCCGAGCCAACTTTGATGCCGACAAGAATTCTGGCGGTGCGGGCAAGGGCAGAGTGGGAGAGGATGCCTTTGGTGACCTTCTTGGCTCTCAGGGCTTCAGCTTCAGTAGTGGGAAGGACACTGGCCCACGCACCATGGCACAGATGAAGAAGGTGGAGTTGGCCAAGAACATGGACCCAGAAAAGCTCAAGGTAATGGAATggacggaagggaagaagaagaacatccGGGCGCTGATCTGCTCACTGCACACCATCATCTGGGACGGGTGTAAGTGGAATGAGTGTGGCATGCACCAGATGGTCCAGCCCAACGATGTCAAGAAGATGTATCGCAAGGCTTGTCTGGCTGTGCATCCTGATAAGTGTACGGGGACAGAACATGAATCTCTGGCCAAACTAATCTTTATGGAGCTTAATGACGCATATTCTGAATTTGAAAATGACCCGAGCCAGCAGCAGATATtcaagtga